In Arachis hypogaea cultivar Tifrunner chromosome 17, arahy.Tifrunner.gnm2.J5K5, whole genome shotgun sequence, a single window of DNA contains:
- the LOC112765781 gene encoding RNA pseudouridine synthase 2, chloroplastic — MLSVHSCGCCRVFAARAIQFQTTPSLFFSTPDYKSRVGTARRVAASSGFAGDSGSDLRQETIADSRTNYAGVRLEETVDNGIRSGKLRLDSWISSRISGISRARVQSSIRAGLVQVNGRVVDKVSFNVKAGDEISCTIAELQTLRAVPENIPLDIVYEDEHVLVINKPAHMVVHPAPGNTSGTLVNGILHHCNLPNVEYSKEEALSNTEDSDDEFNSFYTNVSSCEGLSTRPSVASIRPGIVHRLDKGTSGLLVVAKDEHSHMKLSEQFKLRTIKRVYVSLTAGLPTPVAGRVEVPVGRDPNNRLRMTAVAGPLNPRKSRHAASRYKVIEILARGGCALVEWKLETGRTHQIRAHAKYLGVPLLGDEVYGATRSMVLSLLRPRTPSGLHSKIVQMVSRIDRPCLHALTLGFKHPHTGQEVHFSCEPPADFDEILNQLRKISNEGAFFTKHSIS; from the exons ATGCTCTCAGTTCACTCTTGTGGATGTTGCCGTGTTTTCGCTGCAAGAGCAATCCAATTTCAAACCACACCTTCGCTCTTCTTCTCTACTCCGGACTATAAATCTCGTGTTGGCACTGCGCGAAGAGTTGCCGCTAGTTCTGGCTTCGCCGGAGACTCAGGCTCTGATTTGAGGCAGGAAACCATCGCCGATTCAAGGACGAACTATGCCGGTGTTCGGCTGGAGGAGACGGTGGATAACGGAATCAGATCTGGAAAACTGAGACTCGATAGTTGGATCTCTTCTCGCATCAGCGGAATCAGTAGAGCTCGCGTTCAATCGAGCATCAGAGCTGGACTAGTTCAAGTCAATGGCCGCGTCGTTGATAAG GTTTCCTTCAATGTAAAAGCTGGGGATGAGATATCATGCACAATTGCTGAGTTGCAGACTTTGCGAGCTGTGCCAGAAAATATACCTTTGGATATAGTTTATGAAGATGAGCATGTGTTAGTCATAAATAAACCTGCACACATG GTTGTGCATCCAGCACCTGGAAATACATCTGGAACATTAGTCAATGGCATTCTTCACCATTGTAACCTTCCGAATGTTGAATATTCTAAAGAGGAAGCTCTTTCAAATACTGAAGATTCTGACGATGAGTTCAATAGCTTCTATACTAATGTAAGTTCTTGTGAAGGATTATCAACTAGGCCGTCTGTGGCATCCATTCGCCCAGGGATTGTACACAGATTGGATAAAGGCACAAGTGGGTTACTAGTTGTTGCAAAG GATGAACATTCTCATATGAAATTGTCGGAACAGTTTAAGCTACGTACAATCAAGAGGGTGTATGTTAGCCTTACTGCAGGGCTACCCACTCCTGTTGCTGGGCGTGTTGAGGTTCCTGTTGGTCGTGATCCTAATAATCGGCTTCGTATGACTGCTGTAGCTGGACCACTCAATCCTAGAAAATCCCGGCATGCTGCTAGTAG GTACAAGGTAATTGAGATACTTGCCAGGGGTGGTTGTGCGTTGGTCGAGTGGAAGTTGGAAACTGGACGCACTCATCAG ATCCGTGCTCATGCCAAGTACTTGGGAGTTCCTCTTCTGGGTGACGAGGTTTATGGAGCAACGAGGAGCATGGTCCTGTCACTGCTTCGTCCCAGGACACCCTCCGGTTTACATAGCAAAATTGTACAAATGGTTTCCAGAATAGATAGACCATGTCTTCATGCTTTGACTCTCGG GTTTAAGCATCCCCATACGGGGCAAGAGGTGCACTTTTCGTGCGAACCACCTGCAGACTTTGATGAGATTTTAAACCAACTTCGCAAGATTAGCAATGAGGGGGCTTTCTTCACAAAGCATTCAATTTCATAA